TCTGTCATTTCTTTTATACTTTCAACGATTCTTTCTACTCCACCTCCTAAAAACTGCACTTCATCTATTGCAACTACATCTGGATTGTGTTCCTTACATAGTTCAATAACCTCATGAATATCCTCTACCAATATTGCCTCTAATGAAGTTTTATCATGGGAAACTATGTCCGAAGTAGCATGTCTTGTATCTACAGTAGGTTTGAATGCTAGTGTATTATAGCCGGCTATTTTAAATCTTTTAACGTCCTTTTCGAGACTAGAAGTTTTTCCTGAAAACATGGATCCAGTGTGTATTATTAATTTTCCTTTGTACTGATGCAAATTTATTTACCCCCTTTTAATGACTTATTTATTATACCACGTATGTATACTTTTTTGGATATTAAATTATTAAACCTGATGTACCTTCACCAAAGTCAGTCTAACAGAATAATATAGATTATGAATTCATTACAGGAGTGATTTTATGGACAAAAAAACGATCGTTGAATTAAAGCATATAAATATGGTCTATCATACCATAGATGAAGAAACTCTTGCATTAAATGATATTAACTTAGATATATATGATGGTGAAATACTTGGAATTGTAGGTCCTAGCGGCTGTGGTAAATCGACGCTATTATCAATAATTGCAGGATTGATAAAACCAACAAAA
The DNA window shown above is from Tissierella sp. Yu-01 and carries:
- a CDS encoding thymidine kinase; its protein translation is MHQYKGKLIIHTGSMFSGKTSSLEKDVKRFKIAGYNTLAFKPTVDTRHATSDIVSHDKTSLEAILVEDIHEVIELCKEHNPDVVAIDEVQFLGGGVERIVESIKEMTEREVTVILAGLDLDFSGRPFEALKELMPLADYLNKHHAVCVKCGTDAWVSHRKTKSTERVVIGATNEYEPLCRKCYLKEKKIEDALVNKNQVTFEDL